A single genomic interval of Ischnura elegans chromosome 3, ioIscEleg1.1, whole genome shotgun sequence harbors:
- the LOC124155211 gene encoding uncharacterized protein LOC124155211: MDSFLHELRNHQVISLTETWLCDNVSNGELSISTSHQIFRCDRVGKRGGGVLLGVDNGFLALRRPDLELGPEILWVEVTFPFNATSSVGRRLLIGTFYRPPSGDITTLEKCFNSVSLARSVGEVMLLGDFNLGIDWSYPVNVKSLSGLEEFFVDHFINGLGLKQCNMFPTRGLAVLDLVLSSLELKVCPAGDYFCSDHGSLEISLEPSGWPPPTPRSTPPPSLRPPTPIWKRTDWAHVNDTLNCLPWCLLEEGSVDEALDMFYDWLAGVLKDCIPHRKPRSRKFPLWMTSETVFVLKNKLSAWRLYKLFPNPNTLKTFMNLRRHANYLTKLDFTNYIASISSECVSNPKRFWSMINSRRNSASTPMEMSFGDVTAVGPGRADLFSKFFSSTFTSNQLLDTSVLDIKCNMVGFATSTNRITSTTAVP, encoded by the exons ATGGACTCGTTTCTTCATGAACTACGAAATCACCAAGTGATATCCCTCACGGAGACGTGGCTTTGCGACAATGTTTCTAATGGCGAATTATCTATATCCACTTCTCATCAAATTTTCAGATGTGATCGAGTCGGTAAGCGTGGCGGTGGTGTCCTTCTTGGTGTTGACAATGGTTTCTTGGCGCTACGTCGCCCTGATTTGGAGTTAGGCCCCGAGATTTTATGGGTCGAAGTAACTTTTCCCTTTAATGCAACGTCTTCTGTAGGGAGAAGGCTATTAATTGGTACATTTTATCGACCACCTTCTGGTGATATTACAACTTTGGAAAAGTGTTTCAACTCTGTGTCACTAGCCCGCAGTGTGGGTGAAGTTATGCTCTTAGGTGACTTTAATTTAGGCATTGACTGGTCCTACCCTGTGAATGTTAAGAGTTTATCTGGCCTTGAGGAGTTTTTTGTTGATCATTTCATTAATGGCCTGGGCCTTAAGCAATGCAATATGTTTCCTACGAGGGGGTTGGCAGTCCTGGATCTTGTCTTATCCTCGCTCGAGTTGAAAGTTTGCCCTGCTGGCGACTATTTCTGCTCCGACCACGGGTCCCTAGAAATTTCGCTTGAACCCAGCGGGTGGCCACCCCCTACACCAAGGTCTACTCCGCCCCCTTCTCTACGTCCTCCCACCCCCATCTGGAAAAGAACGGATTGGGCTCATGTTAATGACACCCTCAACTGCCTCCCATGGTGCCTCTTGGAAGAAGGCTCTGTGGACGAAGCCCTTGATATGTTTTATGACTGGTTGGCAGGTGTCCTGAAGGACTGCATTCCGCATCGGAAACCCCGTTCTAGAAAGTTCCCACTTTGGATGACCAGtgagacagtttttgttttaaaGAATAAGCTAAGTGCTTGGCGCCTGTACAAACTTTTTCCTAACCCCAACACATTAAAAACTTTCATGAACCTTCGGCGTCATGCCAATTATCTGACTAAGTTAGACTTTACCAACTATATAGCCTCAATTTCCTCCGAATGTGTTTCCAACCCAAAACGGTTCTGGTCTATGATCAACTCCAGGCGTAACTCTGCTTCCACGCCTATGGAAATGTCTTTTGGTGATGTAACTGCTGTTGGTCCTGGGCGTGCTGACCTTTTTTCCAAGTTCTTTTCATCCACCTTCACCTCTAATCAACTTTTGGATACCTCTGTTCTTGATATTAAATGT AACATGGTTGGCTTTGCCACGTCCACCAACAGGATTACGTCCACCACGGCAGTGCCATAA